In Gemmobacter sp. 24YEA27, a genomic segment contains:
- a CDS encoding NAD(P)/FAD-dependent oxidoreductase: protein MNTTRRTLIAGLGAGLGAGAATFALPGLIRAQNASAHVVVVGGGFGGATAARYLRRYSPDLKITLVEPSQTFVTCPFSNLYLGGLRTWDSITHGYTALTAEGIDVIHASAEQIDGAAKKVTLSDGTVLDYDRLVLSPGIDIKWGALEGYDEAASDRAPHAWKAGPQTQLLKSQLEAMEDGGTFVMSITDGAFRCPPGPYERASLVAHYLKTNKPKSKILLLDSKETFSKQGLFKQGWEALYGDMIEWISADNDGKVAKVDAGALTVETAFGVTHKADVLNVVPPQKAGWIADRAGVTNDTGWVPVKGNTFESAQVPGIYVVGDATIAAPMPKSGFCANAQGKVAAAAIIADLAGAEPAPASFVNTCYSLVGPEWGISVAGVYYFDGEKIAEREGSGGVSPLEADASFRQAEAVYGAGWYASISADTWGTV from the coding sequence ATGAATACGACCCGCAGAACCCTCATCGCAGGCCTTGGGGCAGGCCTTGGCGCAGGCGCCGCCACTTTCGCGCTTCCTGGCCTGATCCGGGCGCAGAACGCCTCGGCCCATGTCGTCGTCGTGGGCGGCGGCTTTGGCGGCGCCACAGCGGCCCGCTACCTGCGCCGCTACAGCCCCGATCTGAAAATCACCCTGGTCGAGCCCTCGCAAACATTTGTCACCTGCCCGTTCTCGAACCTCTATCTCGGCGGGCTGCGGACCTGGGACAGCATCACCCATGGCTACACCGCCCTTACCGCCGAGGGGATCGATGTCATCCACGCCAGTGCCGAACAGATCGACGGCGCGGCGAAGAAAGTGACGCTCTCGGATGGCACGGTGCTGGATTATGACCGGCTTGTCCTGTCGCCGGGCATCGACATCAAATGGGGCGCGCTGGAGGGCTATGACGAAGCCGCGTCAGACCGCGCGCCGCATGCCTGGAAGGCCGGGCCACAGACGCAGCTGCTGAAATCGCAGCTCGAGGCGATGGAGGATGGCGGCACATTCGTGATGTCGATCACCGATGGCGCCTTCCGCTGCCCGCCGGGGCCCTATGAGCGTGCCTCGCTGGTGGCGCATTACCTGAAAACCAACAAGCCGAAATCGAAGATCCTGCTTCTCGACAGCAAAGAGACCTTCTCGAAACAGGGATTGTTCAAACAGGGATGGGAGGCGCTTTACGGCGATATGATCGAATGGATCAGCGCCGATAATGACGGCAAGGTTGCAAAGGTCGATGCCGGCGCCCTGACGGTCGAGACCGCATTTGGTGTGACGCATAAGGCCGATGTACTGAATGTGGTGCCGCCGCAGAAAGCGGGCTGGATCGCAGACCGCGCCGGGGTCACCAATGACACCGGCTGGGTGCCGGTGAAGGGCAACACGTTCGAATCCGCGCAGGTGCCGGGGATCTATGTGGTGGGCGACGCGACCATTGCCGCCCCGATGCCGAAATCGGGTTTCTGTGCCAATGCGCAGGGCAAGGTGGCGGCCGCCGCGATCATCGCCGATCTGGCAGGCGCCGAGCCGGCGCCGGCGAGTTTCGTCAACACCTGTTACAGCCTTGTGGGCCCGGAATGGGGGATCTCGGTCGCCGGGGTCTATTATTTCGACGGCGAGAAGATCGCCGAGCGCGAAGGCTCCGGCGGGGTCAGCCCGCTTGAGGCCGATGCCAGCTTCCGCCAGGCCGAAGCGGTTTATGGCGCGGGCTGGTATGCCTCGATCAGCGCCGATACCTGGGGTACGGTATGA
- a CDS encoding glycosyltransferase N-terminal domain-containing protein, translating into MILHLFLILWRLLWIPLLPLLLVYLWRRGRRDPDYTRHLAERFGIYSRPLPQGAIWFHAVSLGETRSATALIRLCLARGDQVVLTHFTPAGRRESARLFASEIASGQLAAVWVPLDMFWCWRRFFRACRPRIGLTLEIEIWPAMIFAARRAGVPLFMCNAQYPSPSLARDSKGLRLRQRVIRGFAGAFVKSELQKARFESIGLDTITVTGELRFDQPLPPGLDEAASAIRHWLAPEGQIITIASGVEVEEPIYATVIREMRDAAQARGLPPRCFSMSPARQNGSMRFMTT; encoded by the coding sequence ATGATCCTGCATCTCTTCCTGATCCTCTGGCGGCTTTTGTGGATTCCGCTTTTGCCGCTTTTGCTGGTCTATCTCTGGCGGCGCGGCCGCCGCGATCCCGATTACACCCGCCACCTGGCCGAGCGCTTCGGCATCTATTCCCGCCCGCTGCCGCAGGGCGCGATCTGGTTTCATGCTGTCAGCCTTGGCGAGACGCGCTCGGCCACCGCGCTGATCCGCCTGTGCCTTGCGCGCGGAGACCAGGTCGTTCTTACCCATTTCACCCCTGCCGGAAGGCGCGAATCCGCCCGGCTTTTCGCGTCCGAGATCGCCTCGGGTCAGCTGGCGGCGGTCTGGGTGCCGCTGGATATGTTCTGGTGCTGGCGGCGGTTCTTCCGGGCCTGCCGCCCCCGGATCGGGCTGACGCTGGAGATCGAGATCTGGCCCGCGATGATCTTCGCAGCGCGGCGCGCGGGCGTGCCTTTGTTCATGTGCAATGCGCAATATCCCTCGCCCTCGCTGGCGCGTGACAGCAAGGGGCTGAGGCTGAGGCAAAGGGTGATCCGGGGATTTGCCGGGGCTTTCGTGAAATCCGAGCTGCAAAAAGCGCGGTTTGAAAGCATCGGTCTGGACACTATCACCGTCACCGGCGAGCTGCGGTTCGATCAGCCGCTGCCGCCGGGCCTTGACGAGGCGGCAAGCGCGATCCGCCACTGGCTGGCGCCTGAGGGCCAGATCATCACCATCGCCAGCGGCGTCGAGGTCGAAGAGCCGATCTATGCGACCGTGATCCGCGAGATGCGAGATGCGGCCCAGGCCCGGGGTCTGCCCCCCCGCTGTTTCTCTATGTCCCCCGCGCGCCAGAACGGTTCGATGCGGTTTATGACGACCTGA
- a CDS encoding thiosulfate oxidation carrier complex protein SoxZ, which translates to MSNETPAKDEIVRVRAQVVHIMESGLRLDAAGAPIPRDTLTRFEARLGETLVLDWLPETAISQNPYIEFTFKARESAVLKMTWTDQHGVLAEAGRQITLS; encoded by the coding sequence CTGAGCAATGAGACGCCCGCAAAAGACGAGATCGTCCGGGTGCGCGCCCAGGTCGTGCATATCATGGAAAGCGGTCTGCGCCTTGATGCGGCAGGCGCCCCGATCCCTCGCGACACACTGACGCGGTTCGAGGCCAGGCTGGGGGAGACCCTGGTGCTGGACTGGCTGCCGGAAACGGCAATCTCGCAAAATCCCTATATCGAGTTCACCTTCAAAGCGCGCGAAAGCGCTGTGCTGAAAATGACCTGGACCGATCAGCATGGCGTCCTGGCAGAGGCCGGGCGACAGATCACCCTATCCTGA
- a CDS encoding thiosulfate oxidation carrier protein SoxY, with protein sequence MGTAMGAALGVSPFLGTAAAAQSSTAAARADTAESDRIAAEFIGTAEAVSEGLALDLPALGDNPSAVPVRVHVTETITDDIWCEELIVLAERNPMPLACRFRFSQASGAADVAVRLRLIETMHVRALARMNDSRVFDTRGQITVAAGGCGL encoded by the coding sequence ATGGGGACAGCAATGGGGGCGGCGCTTGGCGTCTCTCCGTTTCTGGGAACCGCAGCGGCAGCACAAAGCTCGACCGCAGCCGCACGCGCCGATACCGCAGAATCCGACCGCATTGCGGCGGAATTCATCGGCACGGCAGAAGCGGTGAGCGAGGGCCTCGCGCTTGACCTGCCGGCTCTTGGCGACAACCCTTCGGCGGTGCCGGTCCGGGTGCATGTGACGGAAACAATCACCGATGACATCTGGTGTGAGGAACTGATCGTGCTGGCCGAGCGGAACCCGATGCCGCTGGCCTGCCGGTTCCGCTTTTCTCAGGCCAGTGGTGCGGCAGATGTGGCGGTCAGGCTGCGGCTGATCGAGACGATGCATGTGCGCGCGCTGGCGCGGATGAATGATAGCCGGGTGTTCGACACCCGCGGCCAGATCACCGTCGCCGCCGGCGGCTGCGGCCTTTAA
- a CDS encoding bifunctional aconitate hydratase 2/2-methylisocitrate dehydratase, with product MSLYTDYLTEIETRKTQGLHPKPIDDGALVAELITQIEVPGNPYRDDSLKFFIYNTLPGTTSAAGVKAAFLKKIVTGATAVPEITPDFALELLSHMKGGPSVEVLLDVALGTDAAIAAKAGEVLKTQVFLYDADMFRLRDAYKAGNPVAKSVLESYAQAEFFTKLPPVEDEIKVVTFIAAEGDISTDLLSPGNQAHSRSDRELHGQCMIAPAAQAEIVALQKAHPDARVMMIAEKGTMGVGSSRMSGVNNVALWTGKQSSPYVPFVNFAPVVAGTNGISPIFATTVDVTGGIGINLKNWVKKTDEDGKPILNNDGNPILEQKYSVETGTVLTIDVKNRKLKSASGDELVDVAGSFTPQKMEFMKAGSSYAIVFGKKLQTFAAQTLGVEAVPVFAPNKEITVEGQGLTAVEKIFNRNAVGVSPGKILHAGSDVRVKVNIVGSQDTTGLMTAQELEAMAATVISPLVDGAYQSGCHTASVWDKKAQENIPKLMKFMNNFGVITARDPKGVYHAMTDVIHKVLNDITVDDWAIIIGGDSHTRMSKGVAFGADSGTVALALATGEATMPIPQSVKVTFRGKMKPWMDFRDVVHATQAQMLKQHGDNVFQGRIIEVHIGTLLADQAFTFTDWTAEMKAKASICISEDETLIESLEIAKSRIQIMIDKGMDNAAQVLAGLIARADARIFEIRSGEKPALTPDENAKYFAEVLVDLDIIDEPMIADPDVNNADVSRRYTHDTIRPVSYYGGTKKVDLGFVGSCMVHKGDMKIVAQMLKNVEKAKGKVEFKAPLVVAAPTYNIIDELKAEGDWEILQRYSGFEFDDLLPKTKNRTEYENILYLERPGCNLCMGNQEKAEKGDTVLATSTRLFQGRVVEDSAEKKGESLLASTPVVVLSAILGRTPSAEEYKEAVEGIDLTRFAPPLEKPGLARSVHF from the coding sequence ATGAGCTTGTACACAGACTACCTAACCGAGATCGAAACCCGTAAGACCCAGGGGCTGCACCCCAAGCCCATCGATGATGGCGCGCTGGTGGCCGAGCTGATCACCCAGATCGAAGTGCCGGGCAATCCGTATCGGGACGATTCCCTGAAATTTTTCATCTATAATACGCTTCCCGGCACCACGAGTGCGGCAGGCGTCAAGGCGGCTTTCCTGAAGAAGATCGTGACCGGTGCGACGGCCGTTCCCGAAATCACCCCTGATTTTGCACTGGAGCTGTTGTCGCATATGAAGGGCGGACCCTCGGTCGAGGTGCTGCTGGATGTGGCGCTTGGGACGGACGCCGCCATTGCCGCGAAAGCAGGCGAGGTGTTGAAGACCCAGGTCTTCCTTTATGACGCCGATATGTTCCGCCTGCGCGATGCCTATAAGGCGGGCAATCCGGTCGCGAAGTCGGTGCTGGAAAGCTATGCTCAGGCCGAATTCTTCACCAAACTGCCGCCGGTCGAAGATGAGATCAAGGTTGTCACCTTCATCGCCGCCGAAGGCGATATTTCGACTGACCTCTTGTCCCCCGGCAACCAGGCGCATTCGCGGTCTGACCGCGAATTGCATGGTCAGTGCATGATCGCGCCGGCCGCCCAGGCCGAGATCGTCGCGCTGCAAAAGGCGCATCCCGATGCCCGCGTGATGATGATCGCGGAAAAAGGCACCATGGGCGTGGGGTCTTCCCGGATGTCGGGCGTGAACAATGTGGCGCTCTGGACCGGCAAACAGTCGAGCCCCTATGTGCCCTTCGTCAATTTCGCGCCCGTGGTGGCCGGCACCAATGGCATCTCGCCGATTTTCGCGACCACAGTCGATGTGACCGGCGGCATCGGGATCAACCTCAAGAACTGGGTCAAAAAGACCGATGAGGATGGCAAGCCGATCCTGAACAATGACGGCAACCCGATCCTCGAACAGAAATATTCGGTCGAGACCGGCACGGTTCTGACCATCGATGTGAAGAACCGTAAACTGAAATCGGCTTCGGGCGATGAACTGGTCGATGTGGCAGGGTCTTTCACCCCGCAAAAGATGGAATTCATGAAGGCGGGGTCGTCCTACGCCATCGTCTTCGGCAAGAAACTGCAGACATTCGCCGCCCAGACCCTCGGCGTCGAGGCGGTGCCGGTCTTTGCTCCGAACAAAGAGATCACCGTTGAGGGCCAGGGCCTGACCGCGGTTGAAAAGATCTTCAATCGCAATGCGGTCGGCGTCAGCCCGGGCAAGATCCTGCATGCCGGGTCGGATGTGCGGGTGAAGGTGAATATCGTCGGCTCTCAGGACACGACCGGTCTCATGACCGCGCAGGAGCTGGAGGCGATGGCGGCGACCGTCATTTCGCCGCTGGTCGATGGCGCCTATCAGTCAGGCTGCCATACGGCATCGGTCTGGGATAAAAAGGCCCAGGAGAACATTCCGAAACTCATGAAATTCATGAACAATTTCGGGGTGATCACGGCGCGCGACCCGAAGGGCGTCTATCACGCGATGACGGACGTTATTCATAAGGTGCTGAACGACATCACCGTGGATGACTGGGCAATCATCATCGGCGGCGACAGCCATACCCGCATGTCGAAAGGCGTGGCCTTTGGCGCAGACAGCGGCACCGTGGCGCTGGCACTGGCGACCGGCGAGGCGACGATGCCGATCCCGCAATCGGTGAAAGTCACTTTCAGGGGCAAGATGAAGCCCTGGATGGATTTCCGCGATGTGGTTCATGCGACCCAGGCCCAGATGCTGAAACAGCATGGCGACAACGTCTTCCAGGGCCGCATCATCGAGGTTCATATCGGCACGCTGCTGGCGGACCAGGCCTTTACCTTCACCGACTGGACGGCCGAGATGAAGGCCAAGGCCTCGATCTGTATCTCGGAAGACGAGACCCTGATCGAAAGCCTGGAGATCGCGAAATCGCGCATCCAGATCATGATCGACAAAGGCATGGACAATGCGGCGCAGGTGCTGGCTGGTCTGATCGCCAGGGCCGATGCGCGGATCTTCGAGATCCGTTCGGGCGAGAAGCCCGCGCTGACGCCGGACGAAAACGCGAAATACTTCGCCGAAGTGCTGGTCGATCTCGACATCATCGACGAGCCGATGATCGCCGATCCCGATGTCAACAATGCCGATGTCTCGCGCCGCTATACCCATGACACCATCCGGCCCGTTTCTTACTATGGCGGCACGAAGAAGGTGGATCTGGGCTTTGTCGGCTCGTGCATGGTGCATAAGGGCGATATGAAGATCGTCGCCCAGATGCTGAAAAATGTCGAGAAAGCAAAGGGTAAGGTGGAGTTCAAAGCGCCTCTGGTCGTCGCGGCCCCCACCTATAACATCATCGACGAACTGAAGGCCGAGGGCGATTGGGAGATCCTCCAGCGCTATTCCGGTTTTGAATTCGACGATCTGTTGCCGAAGACGAAAAACCGCACCGAGTATGAGAATATCCTCTATCTCGAACGCCCGGGCTGCAACCTTTGCATGGGGAACCAGGAAAAGGCCGAGAAGGGCGATACTGTGCTGGCGACCTCGACCCGCCTCTTCCAGGGCCGTGTGGTCGAAGACAGCGCCGAGAAAAAGGGCGAGAGCCTGCTCGCCTCGACCCCGGTCGTGGTGCTTTCCGCGATCCTCGGGCGCACCCCTTCTGCCGAGGAATATAAGGAAGCGGTCGAAGGCATCGACCTGACCCGTTTCGCACCGCCGCTGGAAAAGCCGGGTCTGGCACGGTCGGTTCATTTCTGA
- a CDS encoding YeeE/YedE family protein: protein MDAVTLGLGLGFVFGAAARAGKFCLLRGMKGLMGGGDLSPLRAFALALAVAIAGTQALNFLGLTDLSRALPLRGSFAAGGLFIGGAVFGLGMVLANACGARSLVLLAGGNLRSLLVLLCLGLAAQASLTGVLAPWRQALQLGQISPEALSLTGFLRGFGLSPMIALVLAAGLPVLILIWFARPVLKRPVEAFSALVIGLCVVAGWWISFTTDDPFDPKILSSISFVAPVGEGFLWLMLSSGRAVAFGLAVVGGTLAGAFLIALVTRSFALESFTSGSHSLIAALGGILMGFGGVLAMGCSIGQALSGVSTLSLASLVASAGILAGIVAGLAVMRQTTLGRSSSQ, encoded by the coding sequence ATGGACGCGGTAACTCTCGGTCTTGGTCTTGGCTTTGTGTTCGGGGCCGCGGCCAGGGCGGGGAAGTTCTGCCTCCTGCGGGGAATGAAAGGGCTGATGGGCGGGGGGGATCTCTCGCCCCTTCGCGCATTCGCGCTGGCGCTCGCGGTGGCGATTGCCGGTACCCAGGCGCTGAATTTCCTCGGGCTGACCGATCTGTCGCGCGCGCTGCCGTTGCGGGGGTCGTTTGCCGCAGGCGGGCTCTTCATCGGCGGCGCGGTTTTCGGGCTGGGCATGGTGCTGGCCAATGCCTGTGGTGCGCGCTCGCTGGTCTTGCTGGCAGGGGGCAATCTGCGGTCACTTCTGGTGCTGTTATGCCTTGGGCTGGCGGCCCAGGCCAGCCTGACCGGTGTATTGGCCCCCTGGCGCCAGGCGCTGCAACTGGGTCAGATCAGCCCTGAAGCGCTGAGCCTGACCGGATTCCTGCGCGGGTTTGGCCTTTCGCCGATGATCGCGCTTGTGCTGGCGGCGGGCCTGCCGGTGCTGATCCTGATCTGGTTCGCGCGCCCGGTTTTGAAACGGCCGGTCGAGGCGTTTTCCGCCCTTGTGATCGGGCTTTGCGTGGTCGCGGGCTGGTGGATCAGTTTCACCACCGATGACCCGTTCGACCCGAAAATCCTGTCTTCCATCAGCTTTGTCGCGCCCGTCGGCGAAGGGTTTTTATGGCTGATGTTGTCCTCGGGCCGCGCGGTCGCCTTCGGCCTCGCCGTGGTCGGAGGCACTCTTGCGGGCGCCTTCCTCATCGCGCTCGTCACCCGCAGCTTCGCGCTGGAAAGTTTCACCTCGGGAAGCCATTCCCTGATTGCCGCCCTTGGAGGAATTTTGATGGGCTTTGGCGGCGTTCTTGCAATGGGTTGTTCTATCGGGCAAGCTTTGAGCGGTGTCTCGACACTTTCGCTGGCCAGTCTGGTCGCAAGCGCCGGTATTCTCGCGGGGATTGTGGCTGGTCTGGCTGTGATGCGCCAGACAACTCTCGGGAGGAGTTCCAGCCAATGA
- a CDS encoding ABC transporter ATP-binding protein produces MPDVILQFDDVSVRYSGSITALSGVSLTVRQGEIAALLGANGAGKTTLLKAASNLLPAERGRITGGRITFRGEDVTRKSPDDHIRKGLVPVLEGRRLFKSLTIEENLITGGIGAGLRQPAIRQGLDQVYDFFPRLKERRLSRAGLTSGGEQQMAAIGRGLMARPTVFLLDEPSMGLAPLVVAEIFATLARLNRETGLTILVAEQNSSVALKHALHAVVIENGRSTLSGLAADLASRDEIREAYLGGAARAS; encoded by the coding sequence ATGCCTGACGTTATCCTGCAATTCGACGATGTGTCGGTGCGCTATTCCGGTTCGATCACTGCACTCAGCGGTGTCAGCCTGACAGTCCGCCAAGGTGAAATCGCGGCGCTCCTGGGTGCGAATGGCGCGGGCAAGACGACGCTTCTGAAAGCGGCATCGAACCTTTTGCCGGCCGAACGCGGCCGCATCACCGGCGGGCGTATCACCTTCCGGGGCGAGGATGTGACCCGCAAAAGCCCCGATGACCATATCCGCAAGGGCCTCGTTCCGGTGCTGGAGGGGCGGCGGCTCTTCAAATCGCTGACCATCGAGGAAAACCTGATCACCGGTGGCATCGGCGCCGGTCTGCGCCAGCCCGCGATCCGCCAGGGCCTTGATCAGGTCTATGACTTCTTCCCGCGCCTGAAAGAGCGCCGGCTTTCCCGCGCCGGCCTCACCTCGGGCGGCGAGCAGCAGATGGCCGCCATCGGACGCGGGCTGATGGCGCGCCCGACGGTTTTCCTGCTTGATGAGCCTTCGATGGGGCTTGCGCCGCTGGTGGTGGCCGAGATTTTCGCGACGCTGGCGCGGCTGAATCGCGAGACCGGGCTGACGATCCTCGTGGCGGAACAAAACTCCTCGGTCGCATTGAAACACGCGCTGCATGCGGTGGTGATCGAGAACGGGCGTTCGACCCTTTCCGGCCTTGCTGCCGATCTGGCCAGCCGCGATGAGATCCGCGAGGCCTATCTCGGCGGCGCGGCCCGCGCCTCCTGA
- a CDS encoding c-type cytochrome: MLPPPQPPTLRGLLAALTIATVAAPGFALAQGTVSEAQILAGPCASCHGPAGQSPGAIPSIAGLTEADLTAKLTAFRDNPPAGTTVMTRHMKGYDDGQIAALAKYFAEVEG; the protein is encoded by the coding sequence ATGCTTCCGCCCCCCCAGCCCCCCACCCTGAGAGGGCTGCTTGCCGCCCTGACGATTGCCACAGTCGCCGCTCCTGGCTTTGCCCTTGCGCAGGGCACTGTATCCGAGGCCCAGATCCTCGCCGGTCCCTGTGCCAGCTGCCACGGCCCCGCCGGCCAGTCGCCGGGCGCCATCCCCTCGATCGCCGGTCTCACGGAAGCCGATCTGACGGCGAAACTGACCGCGTTTCGCGACAACCCGCCCGCAGGCACCACCGTCATGACCCGCCATATGAAAGGCTATGATGACGGTCAGATCGCCGCCCTGGCGAAGTATTTCGCGGAGGTGGAAGGATGA
- a CDS encoding glycosyltransferase N-terminal domain-containing protein translates to MPFANDQSPKADGWQLRLWLWLRPLLQPLMRRILRRRLAQGREDPQRMGEKLGEATLPRPPGRLVWLHAVGLGEVMALRPLIAQMRDLAPDLRFLITSTARSSAGVIGQNLPEGAEHQFLPLDGPDFGARFLDHWQPSLSVWSEQDLWPGLICDTARRGIPLAWVNARMNDGSLKKRRRLRGLYRDVMARFALIEAQDARSAANLRKLGAAFVREGHSLKPAAEPLSVDSGALTALQATLAGRRIIIAASTHPADEAVLIPAFRDIAAQDPAALLILAPRLPARAGEIAAALDTAGLSHARRSLGETPTPATRVWLADTFGELGLWYRLATQAFIGGAMGETGGHNPWEAVCLGLPVIHGPNVANFAHDYAGLHAAGLATEVPPDPLALSAALAAPLTDATAKAETLVGEARAALQPLAADLVALIGDRA, encoded by the coding sequence ATGCCCTTCGCGAATGACCAGAGCCCAAAGGCTGACGGCTGGCAACTCCGGCTCTGGCTCTGGCTCAGGCCGCTTTTGCAGCCGCTGATGCGCCGGATCCTGCGCAGGCGGCTCGCACAGGGGCGCGAGGATCCGCAGCGAATGGGCGAGAAACTGGGCGAAGCCACCCTGCCCCGCCCGCCGGGCCGCCTCGTGTGGCTGCATGCGGTCGGGCTTGGCGAGGTGATGGCGCTGCGCCCGCTGATCGCGCAGATGCGGGACCTCGCGCCGGATCTGCGGTTTCTGATCACCTCGACCGCGCGGTCTTCCGCGGGGGTGATCGGGCAGAACCTTCCCGAAGGCGCGGAGCATCAGTTCCTGCCGCTGGATGGGCCGGATTTCGGCGCGCGGTTTCTGGATCACTGGCAGCCGTCGCTGTCGGTGTGGTCGGAACAGGATCTCTGGCCAGGCCTGATCTGCGACACCGCCCGGCGTGGCATTCCGCTGGCCTGGGTCAATGCGCGGATGAATGACGGCAGCCTGAAAAAACGCCGCCGCCTGCGCGGGCTCTACCGCGATGTCATGGCGCGTTTCGCCCTGATCGAGGCACAGGATGCCCGCAGCGCTGCGAACCTGCGCAAGCTGGGCGCGGCTTTCGTGCGCGAAGGCCATTCGCTGAAACCCGCCGCCGAACCGCTGAGCGTCGACAGCGGCGCGCTGACCGCGCTGCAGGCCACGCTGGCGGGGCGCCGCATCATCATCGCCGCCTCGACCCATCCCGCCGATGAGGCGGTGCTGATCCCTGCCTTCCGCGACATCGCTGCGCAGGATCCTGCGGCGCTGCTGATCCTCGCCCCGCGCCTGCCCGCGCGCGCAGGCGAGATCGCGGCCGCACTTGACACGGCAGGCCTCAGCCATGCGCGCCGCAGCCTGGGCGAGACGCCCACGCCTGCCACCCGGGTCTGGCTTGCCGACACATTCGGCGAGCTGGGGCTTTGGTACCGCCTCGCCACCCAAGCCTTTATCGGCGGGGCGATGGGCGAGACCGGCGGTCATAATCCGTGGGAGGCGGTCTGCCTTGGTCTGCCCGTGATCCATGGGCCGAATGTGGCGAATTTCGCCCATGACTATGCCGGGCTTCACGCCGCCGGCCTTGCCACCGAAGTGCCGCCTGATCCGCTTGCCCTGAGCGCCGCCCTTGCCGCGCCCCTGACGGACGCCACCGCAAAGGCCGAAACCCTTGTCGGCGAGGCCCGCGCCGCGCTGCAACCACTCGCCGCCGATCTGGTCGCGCTGATCGGAGACCGCGCATGA
- a CDS encoding FAD/NAD(P)-binding oxidoreductase: protein MMKAPHFTRRKLLTAAPSLALLTGIGGAALAAPEGLTSETLLMSRSGKGPRIVICGGGWGGLSAARHLREELPGAEIIVLERNPIFWSCPMSNKWLIDVVDTAFLTQDLLRPAQKWGYSLVHCEVTNIDRAAKTVHTSKGKVDYDFLILAGGIRNAYEAWFGEDRQAAEYTRQNFGSAYIPNAEHLALKNKIHNLKGGTIVMTLPPPPHRCPPSPYERACVMAWHFKVNNIPAKILILDPKPQIAPIGAGYEAAFEELYPDIITHVPNAKVKEVDPYNKRIMTEAGDFDFDDAVFMPPHQASDMVWYADLIGKGEDGRPTGWADMDPRFFTARGDDSVYIIGDSMGAISPHFGHYPKSGHVANYIGRIVAGNIGQRVRGEDVVAELPDNLCYMLVNGDPQEAISVEFTYAVGQDGLVHQTQIDIDVRTPDLMAEDFVWIDGMFNDFLR from the coding sequence ATGATGAAAGCCCCGCATTTCACCCGCCGCAAGCTGCTGACCGCCGCGCCGTCGCTGGCGCTTCTGACCGGGATCGGCGGGGCCGCCCTGGCCGCGCCCGAAGGTCTGACATCCGAGACGCTCCTGATGTCGCGCTCGGGCAAGGGCCCGAGGATCGTCATTTGTGGCGGCGGCTGGGGCGGGCTTTCCGCCGCGCGCCATCTGCGCGAAGAGCTCCCCGGGGCCGAGATCATCGTGCTGGAGAGGAACCCGATCTTCTGGTCCTGCCCGATGTCGAACAAATGGCTGATCGACGTGGTCGACACTGCTTTTCTGACCCAGGACCTGCTGCGCCCGGCGCAGAAATGGGGCTATTCCCTCGTGCACTGCGAGGTGACGAATATCGATCGGGCGGCAAAGACCGTCCATACTTCAAAGGGCAAGGTCGATTACGATTTCCTGATCCTCGCCGGGGGCATCCGCAACGCCTATGAGGCCTGGTTCGGCGAGGACCGCCAGGCCGCCGAATATACCCGCCAGAATTTCGGATCGGCCTATATCCCGAATGCCGAGCATCTCGCGCTGAAAAACAAGATCCACAATTTAAAGGGCGGCACCATCGTGATGACGCTGCCGCCGCCACCGCATCGCTGCCCGCCCTCGCCCTATGAGCGCGCCTGCGTGATGGCCTGGCATTTCAAGGTAAACAACATCCCGGCAAAGATCCTCATTCTCGATCCGAAACCGCAGATCGCCCCGATCGGCGCCGGCTATGAGGCAGCGTTTGAGGAGCTTTACCCCGATATCATCACCCATGTGCCAAATGCGAAGGTGAAAGAGGTCGATCCCTATAACAAGCGGATCATGACCGAGGCCGGGGATTTCGACTTTGACGATGCGGTCTTCATGCCGCCGCATCAGGCATCAGACATGGTCTGGTATGCCGACCTGATCGGCAAGGGCGAAGACGGCAGGCCGACCGGCTGGGCCGATATGGATCCACGTTTCTTCACCGCGCGGGGCGATGACAGCGTCTATATCATCGGGGATTCCATGGGCGCGATTTCCCCGCATTTCGGCCATTACCCGAAATCGGGCCATGTCGCGAACTATATCGGGCGGATCGTGGCCGGGAATATCGGCCAGCGGGTCAGGGGCGAGGATGTGGTGGCGGAACTGCCCGATAATCTGTGCTATATGCTGGTGAATGGCGACCCGCAGGAGGCGATCTCGGTCGAGTTCACCTATGCGGTCGGCCAGGACGGTCTGGTACATCAGACGCAGATCGACATCGATGTGCGGACACCAGATCTCATGGCCGAGGATTTTGTCTGGATTGATGGGATGTTCAATGACTTCCTGCGCTGA